A segment of the Cucurbita pepo subsp. pepo cultivar mu-cu-16 unplaced genomic scaffold, ASM280686v2 Cp4.1_scaffold000134, whole genome shotgun sequence genome:
aaaataaaaactttaggTAATTtgtagaatattttatttcttgaagagaaaatacataaatttgcaaaacaacatgaaaacatgaaaaaatgaaaaatctttattaaaaaaaaaattatagttcaagtaaaatatatagtaaattaaacctaaaaaatggattaaaatatattattttaactcaaaactaatatctattagcggtggacttggacagTCACTTATGGTATCATATccagacatcgagcggtgtgtaGGATGTTGGGTCCTAAgaaagtggattgtgagataggGAAAGTAAGTATCTACTGGTCGTGGGTTTTgtctattacaaatggtattatagCCAGACATTGGATACATTGGATGGTTTGTCAGGACGTTGTGCCCccaaagggtggattgtgagataggttaagtccaaagaaaagaatatctACCAGcgatgagcttgagctgttacaaatgatatcatagctAGACACCGGGTAGTGTGCTAGGACATTAAGCCCCAAGGGGTAGATTTTGAAATCCGGAGAGAACCAGACATTTCTATAAGccgaataatatctactagcagagGACTTGtactattacaaataatattatagtcAGACATCGAACTGTGCGTCTAAATGTTTAGTCCTAAGtgggtggatcgtgagatcccacgttaacCTCTCCACCTCTACCGACATTTAAAATCCTGGAGGAGAAGAGACAAATAAAAAGGCACCGCTGGACGAACCAGAATGGTCACCATCTCTGATTTCCCTACGGACAAAAACGCCGACAGCCACCAAAAACCGACAACAAATCTGGTTGCCGACATCCCACCCCAAATTGAACTCCATTTTCCCTTCCACTTTCTcgagaaacaaacagaaaatctcacaccaaaattttcaaacttacCTCTAATCAACTCCGCCAAATTCCCCTGCCCATAAAACGGGTGAACCAGAAGCCTCTCACCCCTCCCGCCGGCGTAGAATCCTAGCATCGGCACTAAATTCCTATGCCTAATCGAACCCAGAAACCGAACGACGTCGTACTCTCCTCCACCGGCACCCGGCCGGAGGAATCTAAGTAGCCGGGTCGATTGGGTGCTCTGTAACGAAGCTTT
Coding sequences within it:
- the LOC111783946 gene encoding putative kinase-like protein TMKL1; translated protein: MYSPAAHAKYSISLCSSATNLSNSKKRSFEDPIIKKKKALDLFEQSHMLKFILLVASAAIFVLLLISIFFFFFRHKLSLTEHRHDVERPCNDEHNKKEHTPPPSPPSLATFEGGEDLTIDEILEAPGEVIGKSHYGTLYKASLQSTQSTRLLRFLRPGAGGGEYDVVRFLGSIRHRNLVPMLGFYAGGRGERLLVHPFYGQGNLAELIRGKFENFGVRFSVCFSRKWKGKWSSIWGGMSATRFVVGFWWLSAFLSVGKSEMVTILVRPAVPFYLSLLLQDFKCR